Proteins co-encoded in one Muntiacus reevesi chromosome 13, mMunRee1.1, whole genome shotgun sequence genomic window:
- the SMTN gene encoding smoothelin isoform X3 has product MREPCGSCWRSQRIWQSGGASARPSGSCSGRSWNGRRRPWHPSASAPSGRTTRRTGYRLGPGRGGDQSWCPRSSQQREAEQRAAEQRAALARLAGQLESMNDVEELTALLRGAAEYEERKLIRAAIRRVRAQEIEAATLAGRLYSGRPNSGSREDSRARAAHRLELREVPKPEEQKQEVEVPEPTPTPSSTSRDVTTVTLLLRAPPGDTPSPPASADGSPTTTSPEPPLEPAEEAACPAPEALDSPEPPPSPPRAASPEPQEPPATPSTDGQVVDKLPPSPTEPPAAQGPTKGRSDTKRADLADPRPCQRSLSVLSPRQPAQNREPTPLASGPSPFQRAGSVRDRVRKFTSDSPKATGLQEGPPRAALGPSTPARLPGPSHTIITPAAASSSSSGPSSRGTARPLAQLQSCPREEGPRGRGLAVRSLENRAGGPVARSEEASAPLPVAVGTAEPGASMKTTFTIEIKDGRGQASTGRVLLPTGNQRAELTLGLRAPPTLLSPSSGGKNTITHISSPGNLARLGSVTHVTSFSPASLGSRGGCSIKMEPEPAEPPSAAVEVANGAEQTRVDKAPGSRSPLSAEELMAIEDEGVLDKMLDQTTDFEERKLIRAALRELRQRKRDQRDKDRERRLQEARARPGEGHGNTTTKTTTRHSQQTADGSAVSTVTKTERLVQSNDGTRTARTTTVESSFVRRSENGGGSTVMQTKTFSSSSSKKMGSIFDREDEASPRSGSLAALEKRQAEKKKELMKAQSLPKTSASQARKAMIEKLEKEGTAGSPGGPRAAVQRSTSFGVPNANSIKQMLLDWCRAKTRGYEHVDIQNFSSSWSDGMAFCALVHNFFPEAFDYGQLSPQNRRQNFEVAFSSAETHADCPQLLDTEDMVRLREPDWKCVYTYIQEFYRCLVQKGLVKTKKS; this is encoded by the exons TTGGAGGTCACAGCGGATCTGGCAGAGCGGCGGCGCATCCGCTCGGCCATCCGGGAGCTGCAGCGGCAGGAGCTGGAACGGGAGGAGGAGGCCCTGGCATCCAAGCGCTTCCGCGCCGAGCGGCAGGACAACAAGGAGAACTGGCTACA GACTCGGCCCTGGCCGCGGAGGTGACCAGTCATGGTGTCCCCGCAGCTCCCAGCAGCGGGAGGCTGAGCAGCGGGCGGCTGAGCAGCGGGCTGCTCTGGCGCGGCTGGCAGGACAGCTGGAGTCCATGAACGATGTGGAGGAGCTGACCGCACTG CTGCGGGGCGCCGCGGAGTACGAGGAGCGCAAGCTGATCCGAGCCGCCATCCGCCGCGTGCGGGCCCAGGAGATCGAGG cCGCCACCTTAGCTGGAAGGCTGTACAGCGGGCGTCCCAACAGTGGTTCAAGAGAGGACAGCCGGGCGCGGGCAGCACACAGGCTGGAGCTGCGTGAG GTGCCGAAGCCAGAGGAACAGAAGCAGGAGGTGGAGGTCCCAGAGCCAACCCCGACCCCCAGCAGCACCAGCCGGGATGTGACCACGGTGACGCTCCTGCTGCGTGCCCCGCCCGGGGACACACCCAGCCCACCTGCCTCAGCCGACGGTTCGCCCACCACTACCTCTCCTGAGCCTCCGCTGGAGCCTGCCGAGGAGGCCGCGTGCCCTGCCCCCGAGGCTCTGGACAGTCCCGAGCCTCCCCCCAGCCCGCCCAGGGCCGCCAGCCCTGAGCCCCAGGAGCCTCCAGCCACCCCCAGCACAGACGGGCAGGTGGTCGACAAG CTCCCACCCAGCCCCACGGAGCCCCCTGCCGCACAAGGCCCCACCAAAGGTCGTTCCGACACAAAGAGAGCAG ACCTGGCTGACCCTCGTCCCTGCCAACGCTCCCTGTCTGTGCTCAGCCCCCGCCAGCCAGCCCAGAACCGAG AACCCACCCCCCTCGCCAGCGGACCTTCCCCGTTCCAGCGAGCGGGCTCCGTCCGGGACCGCGTGCGCAAGTTCACATCCGATTCTCCTAAGGCCACTGGGCTCCAGGAAGGCCCACCCCGCGCAGCCCTCGGTCCCTCgacccctgccaggctcccaggcccctccCACACCATCATCACCCCTGCcgcagcctcctcctcctccagtggCCCCTCCTCGCGCGGAACAGCCCGGCCCCTGGCCCAGCTTCAGAGCTGCCCCCGGGAGGAGGGCCCCAGGGGGCGGGGCTTGGCCGTCAGGTCCCTTGAAAACAGAGCAGGGGGGCCCGTGGCCCGCTCAGAGGAGGCCAGCGCCCCGCTGCCCGTGGCTGTGGGCACCGCCGAGCCAGGGGCCAGTATGAAGACCACATTCACCATCGAGATCAAGGATGGCCGGGGCCAGGCCTCCACGGGCCGGGTGCTGCTGCCCACGGGCAACCAGAGGGCAG AACTGACGCTGGGGCTGCGGGCGCCCCCCACCCTCCTTAGCCCCAGCAGTGGGGGCAAGAACACCATCACCCATATCAGCAGCCCTGGGAACCTAGCCCGGCTGGGCAGTGTGACTCACGTCACCAGCTtcagccctgcctccctgggTAGCCGAGGAGGCTGCAGCATAAAG ATGGAGCCGGAGCCAGCAGAGCCCCCCTCTGCAGCAGTGGAGGTGGCCAATGGCGCCGAGCAGACCCGAGTGGACAAGGCACCAGGGAGCCGGAGCCCGCTGAGCGCTGAGGAGCTGATGGCCATCGAGGATGAGGGTGTCCTGGACAAGATG CTGGATCAGACTACGGACTTTGAGGAGCGGAAGCTCATCCGGGCTGCACTGCGTGAACTCCGACAAAGGAAGAGAG ACCAGCGTGACAAGGACCGAGAACGGCGGCTGCAAGAGGCCCGGGCCCGGCCAGGGGAGGGCCACGGCAACACAACAACCAAGACCACCACGCGGCACAGCCAGCAGACGGCCGACGGCTCCGCCGTCAGCACAGTCACCAAGACCGAGCGGCTCGTCCAATCCA ATGATGGCACACGGACGGCCCGCACCACCACAGTGGAGTCGAGTTTTGTGAGGCGCTCAGAGA ATGGTGGTGGCAGCACCGTGATGCAAACTAAGACCTTCTCCTCTTCATCATCCAAGAAGATGGGCAG TATCTTCGACCGGGAGGATGAGGCCAGCCCACGGTCTGGCAGCCTAGCGGCGCTGGAAAAACGccaggcagaaaagaagaaagagctgATGAAGGCGCAGAGCCTGCCCAAAACCTCAGCGTCCCAGGCGCGCAAGGCTATGATTGAGAAGTTGGAGAAGGAAGGCACGGCAGG CAGCCCAGGCGGACCCCGCGCGGCTGTGCAGCGCTCCACCAGTTTCGGGGTCCCCAACGCCAACAGCATCAAGCAGATGTTGCTAGACTGGTGCCGAGCCAAGACGCGTGGCTACGAG CATGTGGACATCCAGAACTTCTCCTCGAGTTGGAGTGACGGGATGGCCTTCTGTGCCCTGGTGCACAACTTCTTCCCCGAGGCTTTCGACTATGGGCAGCTCAGCCCACAGAACCGGCGTCAGAACTTCGAGGTGGCCTTCTCATCCGCCGA GACCCATGCGGACTGCCCGCAGCTCCTGGACACAGAGGACATGGTGCGGCTTCGAGAGCCTGACTGGAAGTGCGTGTACACGTACATCCAGGAGTTCTACCGCTGTCTGGTCCAGAAGGGGCTGGTAAAAACCAAAAAGTCCTAA